In Cervus elaphus chromosome 31, mCerEla1.1, whole genome shotgun sequence, one DNA window encodes the following:
- the LOC122687586 gene encoding non-histone chromosomal protein HMG-14-like, with amino-acid sequence MPKTKVSSAEGAAKEEPKRRSARWSAKPAPAKVETKPKEATGKDKSSDKKVQTKGKRGVKGKQAEVANQETKEDLPAENEETKNEESPASDEAEEKEAKSD; translated from the coding sequence ATGCCCAAGACGAAGGTCAGCTCTGCCGAGGGGGCGGCGAAGGAGGAGCCCAAGAGGAGATCGGCGAGGTGGTCAGCTAAACCGGCTCCTGCAAAAGTGGAAACGAAGCCAAAAGAGGCGACGGGAAAGGACAAATCTTCAGACAAAAAAGTgcaaacaaaagggaaaagaggagTAAAGGGAAAACAGGCGGAAGTGGCCAACCAAGAGACTAAAGAAGACTTGcctgcagaaaatgaagagactaAAAACGAGGAGAGCCCAGCCTCTGatgaagcagaagagaaagaagccaagtcTGATTAA